Part of the Cloacibacterium caeni genome is shown below.
TTTGATGGTTTTAAAATCGATATATGCATCGTATCTCATTACGGTGGTTGCTAAAATAGAACCATCTGATGCAAAAAGGTTTCCACGAGCAGCTTTTAAAGTGGCCTCTCTGTAATTTTTACTGATATAATTGTCTTCAAATTCTTCTACATTGGTATTTTGTAGAAAAAGAATTCTCGCTAAAAACATAATAAATACGATGAAAGCTACCCCTGCAAAAAGGTAACCCCATTTTAACGCTTTGCCGCGTTTGATATCATATTCATTACTATTTATCGCCATTTTCTAAACTGTCTACTTTTATTAAAAGTTTATGTGGATGATTTTCTAAAGACATTAGAGAATCTCCTTCCATTTCTTTGCTTAGCTCACTTTCCATTCTTACTTTAATCAATCTGCTCTGTGCGTAAGCATTTCTAGATTTATATTCTTCTGCCTGTTCTTTAAGTTGGTTTACGGTTTCTATTTTTTTGTTGACCAAGTGATTGCTGTAAATCATAATCATCAACAAGGAAAAAATGAGTAAAAAATATTTGTAATGAACTTTTACTTCATCACGGTTTAAGAAGTTTCCCTTCATGATATCCATGAAAGTAAGTTTCTTTGGTTTTTTATTATATGTTACTCTTTTTGCCACAGACTTTGTCTGATTTTAATTATATTTTTATTCCCACTCGCATTTTTGCACTTCTTGCTCTAGAATTTTCTTCTATTTCTTCTTCTGTTGGAATGATGGCTTTACTTTTTAACAATTCAAAAGCTTTAGCATAATTTCCATAAATATCTCGTTCTGGTTCTCCTTCGAACATTCCGTTTTTTAGGAAACGTTTTACCAATCTGTCTTCTAAAGAATGATAAGAAATTACGACTAATCTTCCTTCTTTTTTCAAGATTTTATAAGACTGTAGCAACATTTCTTTTAAAACTTCTAGCTCTTGATTTACCTCTATTCTAATCGCTTGGAACAACTGTGCAAAAAATTTATTCTGCTTAAATTGTGGAATATAACTAAAGACTTTTTTCAAATCTTCGGTGGTTACAATTTCCTTTACTTTTCTAGCGTGTACAATTTCTCTCGCTAGTTTTCTGGCTTCTCTTATTTCACCATAGTAGTAGAAAATATCAGCCAAATGTTCTTCTTCGTATTCATTCACTACTTTTCTCGCGTCTAGATGTTGCATCACGTTCATTCTCATGTCTAGAGGTGCATCACTTCTGGTAGAAAAACCACGTTCTGCAGCATCAAATTGGTGAGAAGAAACACCTAAATCTCCTAAAATTCCGTCTACTTCAGTTACGCCGTACATCAACAATGAATTTTCTAAAAATCTAAAATTCTGATTGATTAATGTAAATCTTTCATCATCAATTGAATTGTTAAGCGCGTCTAAATCTTGGTCAAAACTGTATAGTTTTCCTTTGCTGGAAAGTCTTTTTAATATTTCACGAGAATGGCCACCTCCACCGAAAGTTACATCTACGTAAACTCCATCAGGATTAGTGATGAGAGCGTCTATACTTTCCTTTAATAATACAGGATTGTGATACATTCTATTAGATTTAAAAAATTATAAAAATTGAGGTGTAGAGATTATTCTTCGTCAAAATTGATGTCGCCCATCACTTCTTCGGTTAGTTTCCCGAAATCAACTTCGTTGGTAGCAATTACTTTTTCATACGCTTCTTTGTCCCAAATTTCAAACTGTTCACCTGCTCCTGAAATCACTATTTCTTTATGAAGATTGGCAAATTGTTTCAAATCTTTTGGAATAAGAATCCTCTCAGAAGAATCCAGCTCTACGTTTTTTACACCGGCGGTAAACATTCTGATGAAATCTGCATTCTTTTTCACGAAACGGTTCAGTCCGTTTATCTTTTTCATCAGTTTTTCCCAAGGCTGCATTGGGTAAACTTCTAAGCAATTCTGAAACACAGCACGCTTAATTACAAAGTTCTTGTCCTCAGAACTTTGCAATAGTTTTACTAATGACGAAGGAAGCTTTATTCTGCCTTTGTCATCAATCTTGCATTCATATGTTTCGTAGAAATGAATCATTTGGAGCAAATTTATTTATTATTTTCTAAAATTTCCCACTTTTCCCCACTTTTTAACTTAATGTTGATAACTTTTTAGTTGTAGAGCTTTTTATAGCTAACTTATTGATTAATAAAATGTTAATAAATGAGTGTGATGCAAGGGTAGATGTAAGACGAATTGATGTACTTTAAATGAAATTAACACAACAAAAACCGGTCAAAATTCCATTTTTTTTGTATTTTTGCGTTTGACAGATACGTTATATGATTTTTAATACCAAAAAGGAGAAGAAATATACATTTATAGAAAGCGGAGAAGGTCATCCTATGGTGCTTCTACATGGATTGATGGGAGGCTTAAGTAATTTTGATAAAATGATTACTTATTTCTCAGAAAGAGGCTATAAAGTTTATGTTCCGCAACTTCCTATTTATGATTTGCCAGTGCTGAATACTAATCTTACCAGCATCGCAAAATATGTAGCAAGATTTATAAAAGATAAAATAGGACAACCCGTAACTTTAGTGGGGAATTCTATGGGTGGTCATATTGGCCTTATTCTTACATTAGCTAATCCAGAGTTAGTGCATTCTTTAGTTTTAACAGGAAGTTCTGGTTTGTACGAAAAAAGTTTTGGAGAAACTTTCCCAAGAAGAGGGGATAGAGACTATATCAAAAAGAAAACAGAAGAAGTTTTCTTTGACCCGAAAGTAGCTACAGATGAATTAGTAGACGAAGTTTTCGCGGTGGTAAATGATAGAATGAAAGGCATTAAAACAGTGCTTTTAGCGAAAAGTGCCATCAAGCATAACATGCTCCATGATTTGCCAAAAATAAAACAGCCAACTTGTATTATTTGGGGAAAACAAGACGGAGTAACTCCACCCGATGTAGCAGAAGAAATGGATAGACAAATTCCTAATTCAGACTTGTTCTGGTTAGATGAATGCGGTCACGCTGCGATGATGGAAAAACCAGAAGAATTTAATGAAATTCTTTACAACTGGTTAAAAGATAAAATTTAGAATTAAGAAGAAAAAATAATGATGGAAGTTGAAAAGCTTCCATTTTTTGAATATGATAGTAAAGACTGTAAACTTTGTAAAATCTAGTGGGAAATGGCAAGAGTGCCCAGAACCTACGATTCCTGAATATGCTTTTATCGGTAGAAGTAACGTGGGGAAATCTTCGTTAATCAATGCCATTATGAATCATAAAGATTTGGCAAAAACTTCGCAAACTCCTGGGAAAACACAGCTGATTAATCATTTTTTGGTGAATGAAAATTGGTATCTTACCGACTTACCTGGCTATGGTTATGCTAAAGTTTCTAAAAGTTTGAGAAAAGATTTTGAAAAACTCATCACCAATTATATTCTGAATAGGAAAAATTTAGTAACCCTTTTTGTTTTAGTAGACATAAGACATACTCCGCAAAAAATAGATTTAGAATTTATGGAATGGTGCGGAGAAAATGGGGTGCCGTTTTCTATCGTTTTTACCAAGCAGGATAAGCTAAAACCAGGAGCTGCCGACAGAAATGTAGAAGTATATAAAACCAAACTTCTAGAATCTTGGGAAGATTTACCAGATATTTATATTACTTCTGCCGAAAAGAAAATGGGTGGTGATGAAATTCTGAAATTCATAGAAAAGACCAATGCTTATTTGGTTAAAAATAAAGTGAAGTTCGTGTAGTTATGTCAACAAAGTTTTATAAAATTTTTGTTTATAGTTTTTTGTTTATTTTTCTATTAATTGTTTCTATATCATATTACTTCATCATTAATTCGGAAAAAATTAAATATGATTCAAGTTTAGCAAATCATAAATTTTTAAACCAAAGAAGCACGGAAATAATTTTTGAAAATGAGGAAAAAGTAAATTATGATGTTATTTTTTTTGATTTTTGTAAAGTTTTAAAGAAAAATGACCACTCATATCATTTTATTACAGGAAAAGAAGATAAACCCTTTAATGGATTTACACTGTTCACCTTGAATCATAAATTTTCTAAAATAAAATACTATTTTCCAAACAATAAAGAATATTATAAAGTTGATCTGGAAGAATTAACAATTAGTAAGCCTTATTTAAAAATTGGAGATTCGATATTTGGAAAATTAAAAGTTGAAATCGAACCACAATATATTGGTGCTAATAAAAAACATAAAGGAACCATTTTTTTCAAAACTGTTGTCAAGAGATATGAGTGATATTTTTAATATAACATGGAAAATAAAATCATTTGAAGAGCTATCCATTCACGAATTGTATGAGATTTTGAAAGTGAGACAAGAGGTTTTCGTGGTAGAGCAAACTTGTTATTACTTAGATGCAGATGGTTATGACCAGAAAGCGCTTCATCTTTTTGCAGAAAAAGAAGGGAAAGTGGTTGCGTATTGTAGGATTTTTCCTGAAGGCGTAAAATATCCAGAAGCTTCCATCGGAAGAGTTCTTACCCATCCTGATTTTAGAAATTTAAAACTAGGGAAAACTCTTATCCAATTTGCTTTAGAAGCTATAAAAACCAGATTTAATACCAGTGAATGTAGAATTTCTGCACAAGATTATCTCATTAAATTTTACAGTGATTTTGGGTTTCAAGACACTGGGAAAAAATATCTGGAAGATGATATTCCACATACAGAAATGGCGAGAAAATAATTTCTCACCATTCATGTTTTCGCTTGTGTTTTCTTCTTTGATTTAAAAGATTTATAATTTTAAAAGTACTGATAAAAATAAATGGTGAGATTTCTCTCACCATTCCCCGTTTAAAACTTACTCTACTCTTAATGCAAGTGTGTTGTTATTTAAAGTTATTAGTCTAATAAAAAATTTTACTCTAAATTACAAAAAAAGAGCAGACTAAAAAGTCTGCTCAAAAGTTAAATTTTTCAATTCTTTATTTCAATAGCCCAAGTTCGCCGAAATGTTTTTTGAATTTGGCTACTTTTGGACCTACTACAGCGCTACAATAAGGCTGATTAGGATTGATTTCAAAATAGTTTTGGTGATATTTCTCTGCGCCCCAGAATTTTTCAAAAGGAACGATTTGAGTAACATATTTCCCGTTCCATTTTCCAGATTTTTCTGAATTTTCCAGAGAAACTTGTGCTTCTTCTTTTTGTTTTTCAGAATGATAGAAAATTACGGAACGGTATTGTGTACCGATGTCTTCACCTTGTCTGTTTAATTGGGTAGGATCGTGCAGGAACCAAAAAGATTCTAACAATTGCGAAAAAGAAATAACAGAAGGATCAAAGGCGATTTGTACCACTTCTGCATGACCCGTTTCACCTGTACAAACTTCTTCGTAAGTAGGATTTTCTTTATGACCACCAGAATAGCCAGAAGTTACAGATTCTACACCTTTTAACATGTCAAAACATGCTTCTACACACCAAAAACAACCGCCACCAAACGTAGCATATTCTAGATTTTTGTTTTCCATTTTAAGATTTTTTTTCTTTGAAACTTTATTTTCTTGTCCGTTACAAGAAATCAGTAAAATACTCATCAAAAATATAAAAAACTTTTTCATTTAGAAATAACGTTGTTGTTTTAATTTTTATTTTAATAATAGTTAAAATCTTTTGCCAATTCCTAACATTCCTGTGGTGTTTACTTTATTTTCTCCTCCAAAATTTCGTCCTAATCCTGTTCCGATTTCTAAGACAATATCATTTTTTACCACCCACTTTCCTCCGAATTTAAATCCGACACCAAAATTGGTTTCTTTTTCTGTAGTATACATAGTGTATCCTCCATATTGAGAAGAAACATAATAAGATTTTTCTACATCTCCACTGTTAATGCTGCAATATCCGCCAATATAAAAACCATTGGCTCTTTTTTTACCAAAATAGTAATTATAATAAGGTGTTATACTGAACCCATTATTATCATCTATTATATAGTCATCAAGAAGAAAAGAAGTGGTAACCCCAATTCCTGAGTTTTCAGAAATAATTCTTTCGTACTCTACATTTACTGCTCCTAAAACTAATGCAACAGGATTTATCACGATGTCATTTGATTTTAAAGTTGTAGAATTTTGAGAAAATGTAAACGTGCTAACAGCTAGAGTAAAAATTGTAATCAGTTTTTTCATTGTATTGTTTTTAATTAATGCTAAAGTATTAAAATTTTTCTCAAAAAATCTTGATTACAATCAATTTCATAAAAAAAATCCGAAGAAAAACTCTTCGGATTTTAATGTATATAATGTTGAGTAGATTAAGAAGTAGGAATTTCTCCTTTGAATAAGAACGAAATAATTTCTTTGTTTA
Proteins encoded:
- the mraZ gene encoding division/cell wall cluster transcriptional repressor MraZ; its protein translation is MIHFYETYECKIDDKGRIKLPSSLVKLLQSSEDKNFVIKRAVFQNCLEVYPMQPWEKLMKKINGLNRFVKKNADFIRMFTAGVKNVELDSSERILIPKDLKQFANLHKEIVISGAGEQFEIWDKEAYEKVIATNEVDFGKLTEEVMGDINFDEE
- a CDS encoding FtsL-like putative cell division protein, which encodes MAKRVTYNKKPKKLTFMDIMKGNFLNRDEVKVHYKYFLLIFSLLMIMIYSNHLVNKKIETVNQLKEQAEEYKSRNAYAQSRLIKVRMESELSKEMEGDSLMSLENHPHKLLIKVDSLENGDK
- the rsmH gene encoding 16S rRNA (cytosine(1402)-N(4))-methyltransferase RsmH; the encoded protein is MYHNPVLLKESIDALITNPDGVYVDVTFGGGGHSREILKRLSSKGKLYSFDQDLDALNNSIDDERFTLINQNFRFLENSLLMYGVTEVDGILGDLGVSSHQFDAAERGFSTRSDAPLDMRMNVMQHLDARKVVNEYEEEHLADIFYYYGEIREARKLAREIVHARKVKEIVTTEDLKKVFSYIPQFKQNKFFAQLFQAIRIEVNQELEVLKEMLLQSYKILKKEGRLVVISYHSLEDRLVKRFLKNGMFEGEPERDIYGNYAKAFELLKSKAIIPTEEEIEENSRARSAKMRVGIKI
- a CDS encoding DUF3575 domain-containing protein, which translates into the protein MKKLITIFTLAVSTFTFSQNSTTLKSNDIVINPVALVLGAVNVEYERIISENSGIGVTTSFLLDDYIIDDNNGFSITPYYNYYFGKKRANGFYIGGYCSINSGDVEKSYYVSSQYGGYTMYTTEKETNFGVGFKFGGKWVVKNDIVLEIGTGLGRNFGGENKVNTTGMLGIGKRF
- a CDS encoding GNAT family N-acetyltransferase — its product is MSDIFNITWKIKSFEELSIHELYEILKVRQEVFVVEQTCYYLDADGYDQKALHLFAEKEGKVVAYCRIFPEGVKYPEASIGRVLTHPDFRNLKLGKTLIQFALEAIKTRFNTSECRISAQDYLIKFYSDFGFQDTGKKYLEDDIPHTEMARK
- the msrA gene encoding peptide-methionine (S)-S-oxide reductase MsrA; amino-acid sequence: MKKFFIFLMSILLISCNGQENKVSKKKNLKMENKNLEYATFGGGCFWCVEACFDMLKGVESVTSGYSGGHKENPTYEEVCTGETGHAEVVQIAFDPSVISFSQLLESFWFLHDPTQLNRQGEDIGTQYRSVIFYHSEKQKEEAQVSLENSEKSGKWNGKYVTQIVPFEKFWGAEKYHQNYFEINPNQPYCSAVVGPKVAKFKKHFGELGLLK
- a CDS encoding alpha/beta fold hydrolase; its protein translation is MIFNTKKEKKYTFIESGEGHPMVLLHGLMGGLSNFDKMITYFSERGYKVYVPQLPIYDLPVLNTNLTSIAKYVARFIKDKIGQPVTLVGNSMGGHIGLILTLANPELVHSLVLTGSSGLYEKSFGETFPRRGDRDYIKKKTEEVFFDPKVATDELVDEVFAVVNDRMKGIKTVLLAKSAIKHNMLHDLPKIKQPTCIIWGKQDGVTPPDVAEEMDRQIPNSDLFWLDECGHAAMMEKPEEFNEILYNWLKDKI
- the yihA gene encoding ribosome biogenesis GTP-binding protein YihA/YsxC, which encodes MIVKTVNFVKSSGKWQECPEPTIPEYAFIGRSNVGKSSLINAIMNHKDLAKTSQTPGKTQLINHFLVNENWYLTDLPGYGYAKVSKSLRKDFEKLITNYILNRKNLVTLFVLVDIRHTPQKIDLEFMEWCGENGVPFSIVFTKQDKLKPGAADRNVEVYKTKLLESWEDLPDIYITSAEKKMGGDEILKFIEKTNAYLVKNKVKFV